The following are from one region of the Primulina eburnea isolate SZY01 unplaced genomic scaffold, ASM2296580v1 ctg822_ERROPOS1000000+, whole genome shotgun sequence genome:
- the LOC140822445 gene encoding rho GTPase-activating protein 1-like, whose product MTVTLPSHSTSITCVAPTNNDALPQQTFLNPVALYGRNNCNYSYNTGTQILGVEEGRGDQLSVLAVLVTVFRKSLVGCRSTSCELEEQLMEIGVPTNVRHVAHVTFDRFDGFLGLPVEFEPEVPRRPPSASTRVFGVSTESMQLSFDTRGNCVPTILLMMQRRLYSQGGLQSEGIFRINAENGQEEYVREQLNNGMIPENIDVHCLGGLIKAWFRELPRAILDSLSPEQVILAQSEDECTHLVSLLPPTEEALLDWAINLMADVAQLEYLNKMNARNIAMVFAPNMTHMSDPLTALMYVVQVMNFLKTLVMKTLRAREDSVPDAGRALNLKPPDEDAHQGSLGRVILEVNEVSDQDEQLRVGKEPLSDKNCYANSTSPTKPETSNSANCFLGSVESMLTDASDNLSANRLDGEKDAFANGRTQQKSRRTERKSNNVKKESRKPATKSKELSITSRLNSRAERVESWR is encoded by the exons ATGACAGTGACACTGCCTTCACACTCAACCTCCATTACATGTGTAGCACCTACAAACAATGATGCTTTACCCCAACAAACCTTTCTTAACCCTGTAGCTTTGTACGGGAGAAATAATTGTAATTATAGCTATAATACTGGTACGCAAATACTCGGAGTAGAAGAAGGGAGGGGGGATCAGCTCTCTGTTCTGGCAGTTTTGGTGACTGTTTTCAGGAAATCTTTGGTGGGTTGTCGAAGCACAAGCTGTGAGCTTGAAGAACAGCTAATGGAGATTGGGGTGCCTACCAATGTGAGACATGTTGCTCATGTTACTTTTGACAGGTTTGATGGGTTTCTTGGTCTCCCGGTTGAGTTTGAACCTGAAGTTCCGAGAAGGCCACCTAGTGCTAG TACAAGAGTTTTTGGAGTTTCGACGGAGTCAATGCAGCTGTCTTTTGACACCAGAGGTAATTGTGTTCCAACTATACTTTTGATGATGCAAAGACGCTTGTACTCGCAAGGTGGCTTGCAG TCGGAAGGAATCTTCAGGATTAATGCGGAGAATGGCCAGGAAGAGTATGTCCGGGAACAATTAAATAATGGGATGATTCCAGAAAACATTGATGTGCATTGTTTAGGAGGCCTGATTAAG GCTTGGTTTAGAGAACTCCCTAGAGCAATATTGGACTCCCTTTCCCCAGAACAGGTGATACTGGCTCAATCAGAAGACGAGTGCACTCATCTTGTTAGTCTCCTTCCTCCAACGGAAGAAGCACTACTGGACTGGGCAATTAACCTGATGGCTGATGTTGCTCAGCTCGAATATCTCAACAAAATGAATGCACGGAACATTGCCATGGTTTTCGCACCCAATATGACTCAC ATGTCTGATCCTTTGACAGCATTGATGTATGTGGTCCAAGTCATGAATTTCCTCAAAACTCTCGTCATGAAAACATTGAGAGCAAGAGAAGATTCGGTACCAGATGCTGGTCGTGCACTGAATTTGAAGCCTCCAGATGAAGATGCCCATCAGGGCTCGTTGGGACGTGTAATTCTTGAAGTCAACGAAGTGAGTGATCAGGATGAACAACTTCGTGTTGGCAAAGAACCATTGTCAGACAAAAACTGCTATGCTAATTCTACGTCCCCAACCAAGCCAGAAACTAGCAATTCAGCCAATTGTTTCCTTGGTTCTGTTGAGAGCATGCTAACTGACGCGTCTGATAATCTTTCTGCAAATAGACTTGACGGTGAAAAAGATGCTTTTGCTAATGGAAGAACTCAACAAAAGAGTCGGAGGACGGAAAGAAAATCCAATAATGTGAAGAAAGAGTCCAGAAAACCTGCTACAAAAAGCAAGGAATTAAGCATTACTAGCCGCTTAAATTCACGAGCCGAAAGGGTGGAATCTTGGAGGTGA